In Euphorbia lathyris chromosome 2, ddEupLath1.1, whole genome shotgun sequence, the sequence CAGTAAAATTATGAGCAGATTCTGCAAACATAATCCTTGTAAATATTCATTCTTTCACACGCTTAACCCACTTTAGCTTTTGGGGCCTTTTTCTTCATTTGTCTCTTTGGAATCAAATTTTTCAATCCAATGAAGTAAAGCAGTGCTCCCAATAGAGCAACACTCTGCAAATCAAGTATATGATAATcaacaaatgcaaaaatatgaaaaaggacAGACGAAGAAAAAAAGGACATGTTCAAAATAATACCTGCAAGAATTCATTTAAGAGAACACCAAAAACAGGCTCACTGCGATCATAATTGTAGAAGTCGTACAGGAGTGGAGACGTAACAGCCAAGTAGAAAAgctaaaaggaaaaaaattgaaatttactTCAACAAATATATGAATCAAAACCACGTACTAGATGACATTCAAGGCAGTCTCTTTTTAAGAAGTAAAGACAAACTAAACGAAGATCCAAAAGGAAAGTTAAGCCTAACCAGAAGATAAGCACCAAATGGAGTGCCAAATACAAAGAGAAAGCCTCCAAGACCCTTTAGGGCAATAAAAGCTGCAACGAGATTTCTAGGCTGCACAAAATGCATCCAGATGAGGAAACAAGTCAATAAACATATAAAGGAGATTGTTGCAATCTGCAATCCTTGCACGACAAGTTAAGAGAAAATGATCTTACATCAATATGTGGGATTGCCACACCCAACTTGTCAGAGAGGTGGCTCCTAATAATTGCAAGCTTGGGTATCAGCTCCTTTGCAGCAGGACCACCATCCTCGCCAAATTCATTGAACCTAAAGCAACACAAAATTTGTCAATACAAACCATCATATTTAACGTCAGAATAAATAGTTAACTGCTTCACTGAAACAATAgatttttgaaatgaaaaatagTAAACATCAGTTTTCCATATGAAACATGCACCAGTTTTAGTTAAAAACCTAAAGGCTATcatcatctaaacaataaaGCACAGGAgaacaaaaaagaagaagtaaaaAACAGACAAACCATTACATGGtgttggggtaa encodes:
- the LOC136218665 gene encoding uncharacterized protein, whose amino-acid sequence is MGFFSFLGRVLFASLFILSAWQMFNEFGEDGGPAAKELIPKLAIIRSHLSDKLGVAIPHIDPRNLVAAFIALKGLGGFLFVFGTPFGAYLLLFYLAVTSPLLYDFYNYDRSEPVFGVLLNEFLQSVALLGALLYFIGLKNLIPKRQMKKKAPKAKVG